The following is a genomic window from Variovorax paradoxus.
AGCTTGATGACCGCGCCGCCGGCGCGAGCCAGCGCCTGCGGGCGCGCGTAGACGGTGGCGCCGAGCGCAGGCGAGGTTGCCGCGTCGATTGCCACCTTGACCGAATAGGTGCGCGTAACGGCGTCGGCGCTGGCCGCCACTTCGCGCACCTGGCCTTGCAGTTCATCGCCGCCCGACCAGCCGCGCACCGTCACCGGCGAGCCGGGCTTGATCAGCGCGGCCCGGTCTTCGGGCACCGCAAACACCACATCGCGCGCACCGTCCTGCGCAATGCGCACCACGGGCGTACCGGCCTGCACCACTTGTCCGGGTTCGGCTTCGATGGCAGTAATGACGCCGGCCACGTCTGCAACGAGCGACGTGTAGCTGGCCTGGTTGCCCTGCGACGACAGCTGGGCCTGCGCCTGCTCGAGCTGGGCCTGCGCAGCCTTGAAAGTCGACTCGCGGCGCTCGAGTTCGGCGCCGCTGATGAAGTTTTGCGACCGCAATTCGGTGTAGCGCTTGAGATCGGCCGCCGCAAGATCGCGGTTGGTCTGCGCTGCGGCCAACTGGGCCCTCGCCGCTTCGGCTGCCAGCCGGTAGTCCTGCGGATCGAGTTGCGCCAAGACCTGCCCGGCCTGCACGTGCTGGCCCAGTTCTGCCTGGCGCTTGATGATCTTGCCCGCCACGCGGAACCCCAGGCGCGATTCGACACGCGCCCGGACCTCGGCCGAGAATTCGGGTTGGGCGTCGAAGTCGCTGGTGCCGACGGTCACCAGCTTGACCGCGCGCACAGGTTCCTCGGCCGGCTTCGACTGCGAACAGCCGGCCAGGAACAAGGCGGGAAGCAGTAGCCAGGCGGCACCGCGGGCAAGAGGAGAGAGGCCGGAAGAGGCGGTCATGAGACACCCTAGAAAGGTCGAACCGGGTCAATTACTGACCCACCGGTTAGTAATCTAGGGTAAACCTTAAACACTGTCAATCGCGGCGTGACAGCCGGGGCGCTTCGTTTCTACGTTCGCTGCCCCATTTCCACCAGCCGGTTGCCCGGAATCTCGAAATAGTCGGACGCACGGCCGGCGTTTCGCTGCAGCCAGCCGAAAAGCGCGCGGCGTACGGGGTTCATGCCCGGAAGGTTTTCTTCGCCGACCGAGGCGCGCGAAACGAAGTACGAGGTCTTCATCGAGTCGATCGCCAACGCCTTCTGGTACGCCAGGATGCGGATGAACTCGGGCACATCGGGCCGCTCCATGAAGCCATGGCGGGCGGTAAACACCCAGATGCCTTTCATCAGGCACTCGGCCTCTATGCGCATGCGTGCTTCCACCCGCGGCGTGTCGCAGGCCAGTACCCGCAACACGATCACCTGCTCGTGCAGAACCTGGTTGTGCTTGAGGTTGTGAAGCAAGGCGTGCGGCACCGAGGTCGCATCGGCATTCAGGAACACCGCCGTGCCGCTCACCCGATGCGGCATGTGCAGCGCCAGCGATTCGAAAAATGCCTTGAGCGGCAGGCTTTCGGCCGCCGCGGCTTCGAGGCCCAGGCGGCGTCCCTTGGCCCAGGTGGTGAAAAGCACCATCACCCCGGCCGCCACGGCCAGCGTAAGCCAGCCGCCTTCAGCTACCTTGAGGCTGTTTGCCACCACGAAGGTCAGGTCGACCAGCGCGAAAGCCACCACGCCAAGCAACACCGCCGCCCGGTTCCAGCGCCACAGGCCCCAGGCCACGATGCCGGCCAGCAGCGTGGTGGTCACCATCGTGATCGACACCGCAATGCCATACGCCGCCGACAACGCCGCCGAACTGCGAAAGCCCAGCACCAGCAGCAACACCCCCACCATCAGGAGCCAGTTGACCGTGGGCACATAGATCTGGCCGATGGCCGCACCCGAGGTCTGCACCACGCGCATGCGCGGCAGGTAGCCCATGCGCATGGCATGGGCCGTGAGGGAAAAGGCACCCGAAATCACGGCCTGCGAGGCAATCACGGTTGCCATGGCGGCAAGCACCACCATCGGCACCACACCCCAGGAAGGAAAGAGCCGGAAGAACGGGTTGTCGACAGCCGCCGGGTTTGCCAGCACCAGCGCACCCTGCCCAAAATAGTTGAGCACCAGGCCCGGCAGCGCAATGAAAAGCCAGGCCAGGCGGATCGGCCGCGCGCCGAAATGCCCCATATCGGCATACAGCGCCTCGCCGCCGGTAAAGGCCAGGAACACCGCGCCAAGCACCGCCAGCGACTGGGCCC
Proteins encoded in this region:
- a CDS encoding efflux RND transporter periplasmic adaptor subunit; translation: MTASSGLSPLARGAAWLLLPALFLAGCSQSKPAEEPVRAVKLVTVGTSDFDAQPEFSAEVRARVESRLGFRVAGKIIKRQAELGQHVQAGQVLAQLDPQDYRLAAEAARAQLAAAQTNRDLAAADLKRYTELRSQNFISGAELERRESTFKAAQAQLEQAQAQLSSQGNQASYTSLVADVAGVITAIEAEPGQVVQAGTPVVRIAQDGARDVVFAVPEDRAALIKPGSPVTVRGWSGGDELQGQVREVAASADAVTRTYSVKVAIDAATSPALGATVYARPQALARAGGAVIKLPTSALRQEGKGTAVWVLDKPTMTVRSQPVQVATADGNEAVIGAGLAPGMMVVAAGVHVLSPGQKVTIYQTKEAAAAAASANESVKPAQPVAATKKEIAAGASK
- a CDS encoding potassium transporter Kup, which gives rise to MIAALGVVFGDIGTSPLYAFKETLNPEHGVAFTPGAVLGLLSLIFWGLMFVVTLKYVVFVLRADHDGEGGILALQALARSAVAGPQARPWMWNVIGVLGLVGAAMFYGDSLITPAISVLSAVEGLEVQAPVLQRAVIPITMLILLGLFAVQRKGTGVVGKVFGPVMLLWFAVLALAGGWQVLQQPQVLAALDPRWAVGFLVEHRAQSLAVLGAVFLAFTGGEALYADMGHFGARPIRLAWLFIALPGLVLNYFGQGALVLANPAAVDNPFFRLFPSWGVVPMVVLAAMATVIASQAVISGAFSLTAHAMRMGYLPRMRVVQTSGAAIGQIYVPTVNWLLMVGVLLLVLGFRSSAALSAAYGIAVSITMVTTTLLAGIVAWGLWRWNRAAVLLGVVAFALVDLTFVVANSLKVAEGGWLTLAVAAGVMVLFTTWAKGRRLGLEAAAAESLPLKAFFESLALHMPHRVSGTAVFLNADATSVPHALLHNLKHNQVLHEQVIVLRVLACDTPRVEARMRIEAECLMKGIWVFTARHGFMERPDVPEFIRILAYQKALAIDSMKTSYFVSRASVGEENLPGMNPVRRALFGWLQRNAGRASDYFEIPGNRLVEMGQRT